One window of Bactrocera oleae isolate idBacOlea1 chromosome Y, idBacOlea1, whole genome shotgun sequence genomic DNA carries:
- the LOC138858270 gene encoding uncharacterized protein: MRIRTHEENVILKCRRLFQQFAVDMYVKVETERLAFIRFNQAKLRSEDYIHLRDAIHSDGDVQNIGRLTILPSSYIGSPRHMHEYAQDAMTYVRNYGTPDLFITLTYNPKWTEIERELEPGQKPQDRHDIIGRVFQQKLKVMMDVLTKYQVFGDTRCYSYSVEWQQRGLTHAHILIWLLNKLHSNEVDDIISAEIPDPVTDPHLHDSVTTQMVHGPCGALNPISPCMADGKCTKRYPRPLVTEIVTGNDGYPVYRRRSKEDNGRTIKVKVQNQEIEIGNEFIEPYCPLLSRIFKTHANVESCHSAKSIKYLCKYVTKGSDMAVFGIASENANDEISNFEMGRYVIVYLAVHLENGQRVYFTEANAAQRAERPLSTTLTSFFAMCEADPFAVTLMYVEMPKYYTRNQSTKKFKRRKQGTPVPDWQHLFSADALGRMYTVHPRNDECFYLRLLLVNVRGPKSFTHLKTVNGHQCQTYREACQLLGLLENDSHWDLTLADSVVSSNAYQIRTLFAIIITTCFPSQPIQLWNKYKDDICEDILHRLRIQTNNPDIQITDQIYNEGLKLIEDQCLTIANKLLIEVGMIAPNRSMHDAFNQELNRELQYNVDTLQEFVRNNVPLLNEQQKQVYKILMQAVDNNTGGLFFLDAPGGTGKTFVIIDFGHYSIKIENYQNHAWLSQRAILAAKNNDVQALNFTIQSKIATDLVTYKSVDSITNPDDVVNYPTEFLNPLELPRFPPHDLQLKVGTVIMILRNLNPPRLCNGTRLSVKRLMPNLIEATIINGKYAGENIQGQMYHLHGSMVPTPDEPHQFLQIYLISSMVDQLNVRSNIQGTQQLKRRIIEQLQSFLHANNAVVNMFKTALERTNLS, encoded by the exons ATGCGTATTCGCACACATGAGGAGAATGTCATTCTGAAGTGCCGTCGGCTATTCCAGCAATTCGCTGTCGACATGTATGTCAAAGTCGAGACCGAACGTTTAGCGTTCATCCGATTCAATCAGGCAAAGCTACGATCTGAGGACTATATACACTTGCGTGATGCTATTCATTCAGATGGTGATGTTCAGAATATTGGACGTCTGACGATTCTCCCATCATCTTATATCGGAAGCCCTCGCCACATGCACGAATACGCTCAAGACGCTATGACGTACGTGCGAAATTATGGAACTCCGGATTTATTTATTACGCTCACATACAATCCAAAGTGGACGGAAATTGAACGTGAGTTGGAACCGGGCCAAAAACCGCAAGATCGCCATGACATAATCGGCAGAGTATTTCAGCAAAAACTCAAGGTTATGATGGATGTGCTTACTAAGTATCAAGTTTTTGGTGACACACGTTGTTATTCGTACTCGGTGGAATGGCAGCAGCGTGGACTAACGCATGCTCATATCCTAATTTGGTTGCTGAACAAATTACATTCAAATGAAGTAGATGACATCATATCAGCTGAAATTCCTGATCCAGTCACTGATCCCCATCTACACGACAGTGTGACGACACAGATGGTTCATGGACCGTGCGGTGCATTAAATCCAATATCGCCTTGCATGGCTGATGGAAAGTGCACTAAACGATATCCGCGACCGTTAGTTACCGAAATAGTCACAGGGAACGATGGATATCCAGTTTATCGTCGGCGTTCAAAAGAAGATAATGGTCGAACTATCaaagttaaagttcaaaatcaaGAGATTGAGATCGGAAATGAATTCATTGAACCATATTGCCCACTGCTATCACGTATTTTCAAAACACATGCAAACGTTGAGAGTTGTCATTCGGCCAAATCaatcaaatatttgtgcaaGTACGTCACAAAAGGCAGCGATATGGCTGTGTTTGGTATTGCGTCGGAAAATGCGAATGACGAAATCAGCAACTTCGAAATGGGCAGATACGTCA TTGTATATTTagcagtgcatttggaaaatggCCAAAGAGTTTACTTCACTGAGGCTAATGCGGCACAACGAGCTGAGAGACCACTGTCGACAACATTGACTAGCTTCTTTGCAATGTGTGAAGCAGATCCCTTCGCAGTGACGCTGATGTACGTTGAAATGCCCAAGTATTACACTAGGAATCAATCAACAAAGAAATTCAAACGTCGCAAACAAGGAACCCCAGTTCCAGATTGGCAACATCTGTTTTCCGCTGATGCACTAGGTCGCATGTATACTGTTCATCCTAGAAAtgatgaatgtttttatttgcgaCTGCTGTTGGTAAATGTACGTGGACCAAAATCATTTACGCATTTGAAAACTGTGAATGGCCACCAATGCCAAACATATCGAGAAGCATGTCAACTATTGGGTTTGCTGGAGAACGATTCTCATTGGGATTTAACACTTGCGGATTCAGTTGTTTCATCAAATGCGTACCAAATACGAACGCTGTTCGCAATTATCATCACCACATGTTTTCCTTCGCAACCAATTCAGTTATGGAACAAATACAAAGACGACatatgtgaagatatcttgcatcGCTTGCGCATCCAAACGAATAATCCTGACATCCAAATAACCGATCAAATCTACAATGAAGGATTGAAGCTGATTGAGGATCAATGCTTGACTATTGCAAACAAGCTACTGATTGAAGTAGGAATGATTGCGCCAAATCGATCGATGCATGATGCATTCAACCAAGAATTAAATCGAGAGCTGCAATACAATGTTGATACATTGCAGGAATTCGTTCGAAATAATGTGCCGTTGCTGAATGAACAGCAAAAAcaagtatacaaaatattaatgcaaGCGGTGGACAATAATACTGGTGGTCTATTCTTCCTGGACGCACCTGGAGGAACAGGGAAAACATTTGTCATCATTGATTTTGGCCACTATTCGATCAAGAT TGAGAATTATCAGAATCATGCTTGGTTGAGTCAACGAGCAATTCTTGCCGCAAAGAATAATGATGTACAGGCACTAAATTTCaccattcaatcaaaaattgctaCCGATTTGGTGACATACAAATCCGTTGATTCCATAACAAATCCCGATGATGTAGTAAATTATCCAACGGAGTTTTTGAACCCTCTGGAGTTACCACGATTTCCACCACATGATTTGCAACTCAAAGTTGGTACAGTTATTATGATATTGCGTAATTTGAATCCACCGCGACTTTGCAACGGTACTCGACTGTCGGTAAAAAGACTtatgccgaatttgattgaggcaaccattattaacggcaagtacgcaggtgaaaat ATACAAGGACAAATGTATCATTTGCATGGTTCAATGGTGCCAACACCAGATGAACCGCatcaatttctgcaaatatatttaatttcgtcgATGGTTGATCAGCTGAATGTGCGGAGCAATATACAGGGAACACAACAATTAAAGAGACGAATTATTGAACAGTTGCAATCATTTTTACACGCTAATAATGCTGTggttaatatgttcaaaacagcATTGGAACGAACAAATTTGTCATAA
- the LOC138858271 gene encoding importin-4-like, producing the protein MQQIIQIITNFLSSANGVIKKATADLQEAYKRSETVPALCEIAVSTMKPQVRQYSVALLKKHFAKLRQWNKVQVEQQQIIKQGMLYALMQEQQKSGRKAIAQFVGVLVRREAKEFDSWMTEVLKFTYSYCSSTDPKQSELGSSSFPILADAASDQFLQHMESVSYWNGMFTAAVVTTEATGNMATPVIFNILINMTSLVPFTLGHRTAEQKLQKSIPLIGNPFKHLLGRLRSTNSDGIQLADLNAKLLNNHIKMLSKLFLEAASNALFDSAMRIKVAAYVGWVVRLKKKLIFKRKLIEPII; encoded by the coding sequence atgcagcaaataatccaaattattacaaattttctttcttcgGCTAACGGTGTAATCAAAAAGGCCACCGCTGATTTACAGGAGGCCTACAAGCGTTCTGAGACTGTACCAGCTCTTTGCGAAATTGCCGTCTCGACAATGAAGCCACAGGTGCGTCAATATTCTGTTGCACTACTTAAGAAGCATTTTGCGAAACTGCGTCAATGGAACAAAGTGCAGGTTGAGCAACAGCAAATTATTAAGCAGGGTATGCTTTATGCCCTCATGCAGGAGCAGCAAAAGTCTGGGCGTAAAGCAATTGCTCAATTTGTTGGTGTTTTGGTGCGTCGCGAAGCCAAAGAGTTTGACTCATGGATGACCGAAGTGCTAAAGTTCACCTACAGCTACTGCTCTTCTACCGATCCTAAGCAAAGCGAGCTAGGTTCGTCTTCATTTCCTATTTTGGCTGATGCGGCCTCTGATCAATTTTTGCAGCACATGGAATCGGTTTCATATTGGAATGGAATGTTCACTGCTGCAGTGGTGACCACCGAAGCAACTGGCAACATGGCTACACCTGTTATTTTCAACATTCTAATTAATATGACTTCtttggtgccgttcacattgggCCACAGAACAGCCGAACAAAAgttgcagaagtccataccgttaattggAAATCCCTTCAAGCATTTGCTGGGCAGACTGAGGTCGACCAATTCAGATGGCATTCAGTTGGCAGATTTAaatgctaaattgctgaacaatcacataAAAATGTTGTCGAAGTTGTTCTTGGAGGCAGCAAGTAATGCCCTATTTGATAGCGCTATGCGCATAAAAGTCGCGGCTTACGTTGGCTGGGTCGTTCGCTTAAAgaaaaaactgattttcaaacgaaagttgatcgagcccataatttga